Below is a window of Chryseobacterium arthrosphaerae DNA.
CTAAGACTCCGAAGAAGAAACGATCCTAAATAAACAAAACCCGGCCTTAGATATAAAAAAACCGTTCTATTGATAAGAACGGTTTTTTTATCTGCATATACTTTTGTAATATAAAGAAGAAAATGTGGTATCAATAATGTAAAAATTAAAATATTTTAATGTAAAATATTAATATATAAAGTAAAAAAGGTTAAAATTAAATAACATATTTAACTTTATTTAACAATTAAAATAATCACTAAGGTTCGATTTTTGCATTCATTTTATATCAGTTCCCAATGATATTTTTACTAAGAAGAAAAGAAGAAGAAAACAACACCAAAAAACAGCTATTATGGTTATCGACGAAAACATTTTACATTCAGCGGGAGCGGAAGTAAGAGACTATAAGCCTGCAGAAAATATTTTCTGCGAAGGAGATACCCCGAATTATTATTATCAGATTATTAAAGGAGAGGTGAAACTCAATAATTATAATGAGGAGGGTAAAGAATTTATACAAAACATACTCACAGAAGGACAAAGTTGCGGGGAAGCTATACTTTTTATAGACAAACCTTACCCCATGAATGCAGAAGCACTTACTGAATGCAGTGTTCTGCGCCTTCATAAATCCATTTTTTTTAATTTACTCAGCCATTCCCCTAAGTTGTGCATGGAAGTCAGCAGCTTTCTTTCTCAACGCCTTTATTACAAATTCATTATGATGCTGAATATTTCTTCACAGAATCCGGCTATCCGGCTGAAAGGGCTGATGGATTATCTTAAGAGTTTTCAGGACGATGTAACCCCTTATTCTTTCATGGTTCCATTGACCAGGCAGCAGATGGCAAGTCTTACAGGCCTCTGCGTGGAAACGGCTATAAGAACTATAAAGCATATGGAGAAAGATAAAATCCTTAAAATTGAAAATCGTAAAATTCTGTATTAAAAAAGGCCTCATTGTTTAATTTAGGTTTCTTCAGTAAATACAAAATAAAATTATGAAAACGATAAGCGGCATGAATATCGATGAAAATCTTCTGCTCCCGCCGGGCAGAAGATTCATCATGTCAGTCTAAAAAAAATATCTTTAAAAAAGAAGATCATTTTTTTATAAAATGAAACTGTTACACAGCCTTACCTCTCAAAATTCTTTCATCGGTTAAATAAAAGGATAAAAATAAGAGCAGTTAAGGATTAAAAAAGAGAAAAATTTTATATTAATATTGAGTAACATGACTCAGGTCATAAAAAAGTGAGTTATTCAAACGTATCTTTGAGATATAAATTACAGTATACTTCTTATTCTTAGTAGAGGAACATAAAAGCATTTTGCTTTTACTATTCAATTTAAAAATTACCGACACCTAACCATTGCCGTCTAATACTAGTCACGGACAGTAATGATCATTTAAATATTAATATAAAAAATTCAGTTATGAACACTAGAAATTCAAGAAATCGTAGCTCAAGAGGACATTCTCCTGAAAACCTTGAAGAAGTTTATCAATTAGGTTATGACCATGGTTATAACGATGCATCGCAAGATGAAGATTACGACGATGATTTTTCAGAATATGAAGATTACTTCGATGAATATGACGACGAAGATGATTATGATGAGGATTACGACGACGACGATTATGATGACGATGATTACGATGATGATTATGACGACGAAGATGACGATGACGAAGATGATCAAAGAGGCCGTAGCGGTGGAAGAGGATCCCGAGGAGGAAACGGAAACCAGCAAAGAGACAGCCAGGGAAGATTTACTTCCGGAAGAGGCGGATCAAGAGGTAATTCCGGTGGCTCCCGTGGGCGTTCGAGTTCTGGTTCTGGTTCCAGATCCGGCGGCAGAGGCAGGTCATCATCAGGAGATGGTACCTCAAGGAGAGGTTTTGCTTCTATGAGTAAAGCTGAGCGTACAAGAATAGCCAGGATGGGAGGTCAGGCTTCTCATGGTGGCGGACGTTCTTCAGGCTCGGGTTCCGGCTCAAGGTCAGGTTCAAACTCAGGAAGAGGAGGCTCCAGATCAGGAAGTAATAATGGCTCAGGACGTAGTTCAAACTCAAACTCAAATTCCGGCTCTTCAAGAAGAGGTTTTGCTGCGATGAGCAAAGCAGACCGTACAAGAATAGCCAGAATGGGAGGACAGGCATCTCACGGCGGCGGACGATCTTCCGGAAGATCCGGATTCGGAGGCAGACGTAATTCATAATTCTTTTTCCAGATTGCCTCTTTATCAGACATAAAGAGGTAATCTTTTCAATTTAAAACACCTTTCACACCATGCCAAATAAAATTCTAGAAACAAATACTGCAGTTTCTGCCAAAAAAGGAACCGCAGACAAGAAAACCATCAAGGAGGATGAAATGAAAAATTCTCCGCTTCACCAATTTTTTGTGAGCGCCCTTAAAGACATTTACTATGCTGAAAATGCCATCCTTGAAGCATTGGTGAAAATGCAGGATGCGGCTACTTCAGAAGATCTTAAAGATGCTTTCGAAGACCACCATCTTCAAACCCAAAAGCATGTGAAACGTCTTGAAAAAGTTTTCAAACTGATTGATGAAGAACCAGAAAAAAAAGAATGCAAAGCTATAAAAGGAATAATCGAAGAAGGAGAAGAAGTCATCAAATCTACTGAAGATGGTTCCTCAACAAGAGATGTTGCATTGATTATTGCGGCACAGAAAGTAGAGCATTACGAAATCGCCACTTATGGAGGACTGGCCCAGCTGGCCATCACCATGGGACACGATAAAGCCGCAGACCTTCTTGAAAGAACCCTTCAGGAGGAAGAAGATACTGATGCCGAACTTACGGAGATTGCAGAAACATCCATCAATTTTGATGCAGAACAGGAAGACTAAAGCAACATTATAAGCCATGTAGCTTATGCTATATGGCTTATTTTAACTATGAAATCGGAATATATGGACTGTCAGCAGATTATAAAAACACTGAAACATAAAGACTTCATCAAAATTTCCAATAATGGGAAATGGTTTGAAGACGGAGCAGCAGTCTATGCCAAAGAAATAAAAGATAATGTTTTTCTCTTATTTGTTATTTTAAAAGATATAGATATTGAAAATATTCAGGCACTGATTGCACATTTTGACGGTTTCAACAGTATCGGATTAAAAGAACCGGAACAGATCATGTTCTACCTCTCCATTAAAGATAAAGAAGACCTCCATTATTTTGAGCAATATTTAAAAGCATCCAACAATTAATAACCATTTGAAATATGATTTTTGAAAACGACACTTTCCTGCATTCCGGACTGAATGATAGAAATAATGCCATAGAAAATGAATCTTTATTTCCGCATGTCATTAATTCCTATGGAGTTACTGCTTTTCTGATCAAGTCTTTGGAAAAGATAAAAAACAATGCGAAATGTGAGGTCCTTAGAAAAGTAATAGACAATTATATAGAAGAATACCTTCTGCATATCCGTGAGTTTCATACCAAAAACACAGTGGATATCGCCGATACGGATGCTGAAATAAGAATAGAATCACCTTCATTCACTTTGTATGCCAAGACCGCCTATTATAAAGTACTGAAGGAAGAAGAATATATCAACAGGCTGCTTGATGTCCTTGAGAAAAGGTCTGATTAAGCTTGTACCCCTTATTTAACTGTTTCAAAAATACACCAACCTTAAAAGATTATGAATATGAAAACCAACGAACCAAACAACCCAAAAACAGAACAGTTAAGTTTACACACCACGTCGAATGAAAATGAAAAACTGACAACTAACCAGGGACTGAAGATCAATAATAATCAGGACTCTCTGAAAGCCGGTGAAAGAGGCCCTTCATTATTGGAAGACTTCATTCTGAGAGAAAAAATCACCCATTTTGATCATGAACGTATCCCTGAAAGAGTAGTACATGCCCGAGGCTCGGGAGCCCACGGTGTTTTTAAGCTTACTAAAAGCCTTGCTGAATATACCAAAGCAAAGTTTTTAACCGAATTAGGAAAAGAAACCCCTGTTTTTGTAAGATTTTCAACCGTTGCCGGAAGCAAAGGAAGTACTGACCTGGCAAGAGATGTGCGGGGATTTGCTATTAAATTCTACACCGAAGAAGGAAATTATGACCTTGTAGCCAATAATATGCCTGTATTTTTTATCCAGGATGCTATTAAATTTCCTGATCTGATACATGCCGTAAAACCTGAGCCGGATAACGAAATCCCACAAGCCGCTTCCGCCCATGATACCTTCTGGGATTTTATTTCCCTGATGCCTGAAAGCATGCATATGATCATGTGGCTTATGAGTGACAGGGCGATCCCGAGAAGCCTCAGAATGATGGAAGGCTTCGGAGTGCATTCTTTCAAATTTATTAATGAAGAAGGAAAGGTACATTTCGTGAAATTTCATTTTAAACCCAGACTTGGAGTGCATTCTGTAGCATGGAATGAAGCTCAGACCATTTCAGGAGTTGATCCGGATTTCCATAAAAGAGACTTATGGGAAGCCATTGAAAACGGAGACTATCCTGAATGGGATTTTGGAGTACAGCTGATCCCTGAAGAAGATGAGCACCGGTTCGATTTTGACCTTCTGGATCCCACCAAATTAGTCCCGGAAGAAGAAGTTCCCGTAGAAATCTTCGGAACATTAACCCTGAACAAAAATCCTGATAATTTCTTTGCAGAAACCGAACAGGTTGCTTTTCACCCCGGTCATATTATTCCGGGAATCGATTTTACCAACGATCCACTGCTGCAGGGAAGATTATTTTCATATACCGACACCCAGCTGTCACGCCTGGGCTCTCCCAATTTTCATGAAATTCCGATCAATAGATCAATCAATACCGTTCACAATAATCAGAGAGAGGGGCACATGAGACAGCAGATCGTGAAAGGAAAAAGCAGCTATGAACCCAATTCCACCGGTGGCGGATGCCCTTTCCAGGCAATGATGTCCGAAGGTGGCTTTGTTTCCCAGGAGGAAAGGGTTTCAGGAGCTAAAGTAAGGGAAAGAAGCAAAAGCTTTGTAGACCATTATTCACAGGCGAAGCTATTTTACAACAGCCAGTCGACCCCTGAGAAAATGCACCTGCAGAAAGCGCTGATCTTTGAGCTGTCAAAAGTAACACTTCCCGAAGTAAGAGAAAGACTGGTAGGGCAGCTTGCTTATATTGATATGACACTGGCCTGGAGAGTAGCCGAAAAGCTGGGAGTAGAAGTAAAAAAACTGGAATGGCCCAACCAGAGTCTGCCTGCTGACAGCAATATTGTAGAACTTCAGAGTGAAGAAAAAGAGCCCCATACAAAAATCTCCGAAGCATTGAGCATGGCCGGTACGGTTAAAAATACTATTAAAAGCAGAAAAATAGGATTTATTCTTGCCAATGGTGCTGATGGTAAAGCCGTTAATGACCTTAAAACCCAGCTGGAAAAAGAAGGAGCAAGAATAGAACTGATTGCGCCAAGTCTTGCGAACATCAGGACCAATGACGGATCTGAACTTATCCCTAAACATTCTTTGACAAGTACTGCCAGTGTATGTTTTGATGCCCTTTTCATCTGTTCTGGAGAAGATTCGGTAAAAGAACTCCTGATTCCTGAAAATAAACACCTTGTATTGCACTTTATCAATGAAGCTTATAAGCATTGTAAGGCCATTTATTTCGGAAATGATACAGAAGCTCTTTACCATAACAGTAACGTTGCCCAGAAAAAACATGAAGACCCGGCAATCATTACCTGGGAAGACAAAACTCCGATGGATAAATTCGTTAATGCTATTGCCCAACACAGAGTCTGGGATCTTGAAATGGA
It encodes the following:
- a CDS encoding Crp/Fnr family transcriptional regulator — its product is MVIDENILHSAGAEVRDYKPAENIFCEGDTPNYYYQIIKGEVKLNNYNEEGKEFIQNILTEGQSCGEAILFIDKPYPMNAEALTECSVLRLHKSIFFNLLSHSPKLCMEVSSFLSQRLYYKFIMMLNISSQNPAIRLKGLMDYLKSFQDDVTPYSFMVPLTRQQMASLTGLCVETAIRTIKHMEKDKILKIENRKILY
- a CDS encoding YciE/YciF ferroxidase family protein → MPNKILETNTAVSAKKGTADKKTIKEDEMKNSPLHQFFVSALKDIYYAENAILEALVKMQDAATSEDLKDAFEDHHLQTQKHVKRLEKVFKLIDEEPEKKECKAIKGIIEEGEEVIKSTEDGSSTRDVALIIAAQKVEHYEIATYGGLAQLAITMGHDKAADLLERTLQEEEDTDAELTEIAETSINFDAEQED
- a CDS encoding catalase, encoding MNMKTNEPNNPKTEQLSLHTTSNENEKLTTNQGLKINNNQDSLKAGERGPSLLEDFILREKITHFDHERIPERVVHARGSGAHGVFKLTKSLAEYTKAKFLTELGKETPVFVRFSTVAGSKGSTDLARDVRGFAIKFYTEEGNYDLVANNMPVFFIQDAIKFPDLIHAVKPEPDNEIPQAASAHDTFWDFISLMPESMHMIMWLMSDRAIPRSLRMMEGFGVHSFKFINEEGKVHFVKFHFKPRLGVHSVAWNEAQTISGVDPDFHKRDLWEAIENGDYPEWDFGVQLIPEEDEHRFDFDLLDPTKLVPEEEVPVEIFGTLTLNKNPDNFFAETEQVAFHPGHIIPGIDFTNDPLLQGRLFSYTDTQLSRLGSPNFHEIPINRSINTVHNNQREGHMRQQIVKGKSSYEPNSTGGGCPFQAMMSEGGFVSQEERVSGAKVRERSKSFVDHYSQAKLFYNSQSTPEKMHLQKALIFELSKVTLPEVRERLVGQLAYIDMTLAWRVAEKLGVEVKKLEWPNQSLPADSNIVELQSEEKEPHTKISEALSMAGTVKNTIKSRKIGFILANGADGKAVNDLKTQLEKEGARIELIAPSLANIRTNDGSELIPKHSLTSTASVCFDALFICSGEDSVKELLIPENKHLVLHFINEAYKHCKAIYFGNDTEALYHNSNVAQKKHEDPAIITWEDKTPMDKFVNAIAQHRVWDLEMERNA
- a CDS encoding KGG domain-containing protein, whose protein sequence is MNTRNSRNRSSRGHSPENLEEVYQLGYDHGYNDASQDEDYDDDFSEYEDYFDEYDDEDDYDEDYDDDDYDDDDYDDDYDDEDDDDEDDQRGRSGGRGSRGGNGNQQRDSQGRFTSGRGGSRGNSGGSRGRSSSGSGSRSGGRGRSSSGDGTSRRGFASMSKAERTRIARMGGQASHGGGRSSGSGSGSRSGSNSGRGGSRSGSNNGSGRSSNSNSNSGSSRRGFAAMSKADRTRIARMGGQASHGGGRSSGRSGFGGRRNS